The sequence CTGGATGCTTTAAAGGAATTGGGTAACATTGGTGCGGGGAATGCTGTTACTGCTCTTTCAACTTTTTTAAATACTGAGATAAACATGGAAGTTGTTGAAGCAAAACTTGCTACTTTCAATGAGGCTGCTAACATATTTGATAGTCCGGAGAAGGAAGTGGCTGGAGTATATCTTGCGATTTCTGGAGATTTGAAGGGACATGTTCTTTATCTTTGGCCAGTTCAAAGCGCAAAGGCTATAGCAGGTATGCTTATGGGAATGAGTCCTGATGAACTTGAATTTGATGAAATGACAATGTCAGCAATTTCTGAAATAGGTAACATCATGTCCGGTTCATACATAACAGCCCTTTCATCCTTTACTGGAATGACCTTTGAATTAAGTCCTCCTGCTGTTGCAATTGATATGAACAGTGCACTTTTAGACGGAATAATATCCTTAACTGCTGTAGGTGACAAGGTCTTAATTATACAAACCAGCATGATTGCCTATGGAATTAGAATTGCTGGCGTTTTGGTAGTATTATTCGAACCTGATTCTTTATTAAAACTTTTAGAATCAATTGGGATGGGCGTTTGATATGGCTGAATACTTTTGTGGAATGGGAGAATGGGCTGTTGGCCAAGCGGGCGATATCCTTTGTGCAAGAGGTCTCGGTTCGTGTATTGGACTTGTTCTTATTGATAATAAAAAGCGTATAGCAGCTATGGCCCATGTTATGCTTCCATCTTCTAATGGAAGAAGTGATATGCCTACTAAATATGCAGATTCCGCAGTAACCTTTCTTTTAGAACAGTTAAGAAAAAATGGTTCTAGTATGGATATCAGCTCAAAGATGGCAGGCGGGGCAAAGATGTTTAACGTATCGGAATCATCACTTCTCGATATAGGAAGAAGAAATGCTGAAGCCTTAGAAAATTCTCTAAGAGAAGCAGGAATTATACTTGTTTCCAAAGATGTAGGAGGAAGTTTTGCCAGGACGGTTACTTTTGATGTTATGAAAAGAAGGTTTCTAGTTAAGACAATAGGGCGAGGTGAGGTTGAGATCTAATGAGTCAGGGGCTTGCTTTAGATCTTTCAAGAAATGCAATGCTAATTCTTCTTTTGATAACAGCTCCGGTTTTGCTTGTGGCATTATTTATTGGTCTTTTTTTGGGGATATTTCAAGCTGCAACACAGCTTCAAGATATCACTATATCGTTTGTCCCTAAACTTTTGGCTGTTATTATAGTTATGTTTTTGTTAGGGCCATTTACTTTAAACGTTTTGACAAGCTATATAATTCGACTATATCAAAGCATTCCTGATATTATAAAATGATTGATATATCCCTTTTTTGGGATATGCTAATCCGATCTTTAATGCCAATACTTAGATTTTCTGGCTTTTTTGCTGTTGCTCCGTTTTTTAGCACTCAAGTCATACCAACAAGAATTAAGATTTTAATAATTTTAATTTTTTCTATGCTTATTACTATGAACATAAAGATAAACGTTCCTGATAATCCAATAGTTTTTGTTTTTTCCTCGGTATTTGAGGTTTTAATAGGAATTTTTATGGGGTTTATCTTTTATCTTTTTTTATGGATCCTCGAATTTGCAGGGGGCTTTTTTGATATGCAATCAGGAATGGGTATGGCTGCATTCTACGATCCCCAAATGGGTTCTGAGACATCCGTTTATGGCAATTTTTTTACTTTACTGGGCCTTTTAATATTTTTAATTGGAAATTTTCACTACATTCTTTTAAAAATTTTTGTTGAAAGCTATTATGTATTACCTGTTGGCCAATTTATAAAATCTGGACCCTCTTATAACCTTTTAATGAGCGTTTTGATATGGACGATGACAGCGGGTCTGGAGATGGCTTTGCCAGTTGTCTTAATTTTGTTTCTTATAGACCTGAGTCTGGGAATAATGGCTAGAACTGCTCCACAGCTGAACGTCTTATTACTTGGTTTACCTTTAAAGATTCTAATAACCAGCGTTGTAATAATAATATTTTTGGGATTTGCAGTGCCATTTATAAATCAATGTTTCAATTATATGAATAACGTTTCTATGGGGTTAATCAATGCCCTTCGATGAAGGAGACAGGACAGAACCCGCTACAGAAAGAAGAAGACGAGAGGCTAGAAAAATGGGGCAGGTGGCAAAATCACAGGAGTTATCCAGTATTCTAGTATTCTTTGGAAGCTACATTGTTTTACAATTTTTTTTAGTCATAGGTTTTAATAGCTGGTTCAATGTATGGAAAGGTTTTTTTTCCTTTGACAACTTTGATTTAAACTTATATTATCACAATTTTATAGTGGCTTTTTTGCTTCTTACAGTTCCGCCAATAATAGGCGCTCTCTTTATGGCACTTTTTTCAAACATATTGCAGGTTGGTTTTGTAATAACCCCACAGGTCTTAATGCCAAAATTTTCCAATCTTGATATAACAAAATATTTTAAAAGGTTATTATCTTTTAGAGGCTTTGTTGACCAGGTTTTAAAACCTACAATTAAGATACTGATTCTTGCATATATTCTAATTTCTTCTTTGTTGGAAGTTTCCCCAGAAATTTTGAATCTCAGTTTCATAGATATTCATAAAGGATTTCAAATTGTAATAAAGATTGTCTCATCAATTCTCGTAAAAACTATGGTGGTGTTGTTTTTCTTTGCTTTAATTGACTATCTTTTTCAAAGATGGCAATATGAAAAGAGTATTAGAATGAGCAAACAGGAACTAAAAGAGGAATTTAAAAATACAGAAGGAGATCCTCTTATAAAAGCAAGAATAAAGAGATTACAAGGTGAAATGGCTAGAAGAAGAATGATGCAAGAAGTGCCCAAAGCTGATGTTATTATAACCAACCCTACTCACGTAGCAGTTGCCATATTCTACGATCCAGAAAAGTTTAAGGCTCCAAAAGTAGTAGCCAAGGGAATGGGAATAATAGCTGAAAGGATTATTCAAATTGCTAAAGAAAATAATGTTCCATTAGCGAGAAATGAAACTCTTGCAAGAGCTTTATTTAAAGAAGTAGAAATTAATTTCGAAATTCCCGAAAAATTTTATAAAGCTGTTGCAGGCATTTTGGCTACTGTTTACAAGAAAAGAAAGAAGGTGATTTAATTTAAAAAAAGAGTTGTAGCTCTAAAATACGATAAATCAAAAGGACCCCCAAGGGTCATAGCTAAGGGACAGGATGAACTTGCTGAAAGGATTATAAATATAGCAAGAAGTCATAATGTTCCCGAAATAAAGGACCCAAAACTCCTTGCAGATCTATACAAAGTTAACGTTGGTGACGATATACCAGTAGGACTATATGAGGCAGTTGCAAAAATAATTGCCCGAATATATCTTTTGAAGGGCAAAAAGGGCGTTGACCAATGAGTCATACACCTTTTAATTTGATGATATACTTAAAATATCAATAATCGAGGTGAGAGAAGAAATGATTAGCTCTGTTGATATGCAGGGAGTGCTTATGCAAATAACTGAGTCAGGGAGGGCACAACTTTCCAACCCCGGCTCAAGAGCTGATGCTTTGCAACAGTCAATGGCTATTCAATTCCAAAAGATCCTTGAAGAGAATAGAAATAAAGTGAAGAAAACAGAGGAAATCGAAAAGGCTTCCTCAGTAAAAAAGGTTTCTCACAGACAGACTAAAGGGGAAGAAGGTAAAAATAAAAAGGGCTTAAATGTGGTGATTTAAAGATGGAGTTGTTGATTTTGTTATTTCAAATAGTTGTATTGGGTGTATCTATTTTCTTTCTTTATACTCGGGAAATAAAGCTGAGAAATTTATATTCGAAGCTACCATCCGAAAGCGAAATTTTAGAACTTGAAAGTGAGATGAGAGAAATACTTTATGAGCTAAAAGACTCTCTTAGTATCGTAAAAAAACAAGGAATAAGCAATAAACTTAAAGCAGAAGAAAACAAAAGAGTTGATTTTGAAGCTGATATTGAAAACAGTTCTCCCAAACCCCTTGACCAAAATGGTGTTTATTACAGCGTGATAGAGCTTTTTTATAAAGGCTTGTCAGAAATTGAAATTTCTAGGAAACTTAATCTTCCCAAAGGAAAGGTAGATCTTATTTTGAACTTAGAAAAACTTAAAAAAGACTTTAAAGGGGGTATTTAAGCTTGGGAAAAGACAATTTAACAAGCGATGT comes from Thermodesulfobium acidiphilum and encodes:
- a CDS encoding DUF6115 domain-containing protein, producing MLFQIVVLGVSIFFLYTREIKLRNLYSKLPSESEILELESEMREILYELKDSLSIVKKQGISNKLKAEENKRVDFEADIENSSPKPLDQNGVYYSVIELFYKGLSEIEISRKLNLPKGKVDLILNLEKLKKDFKGGI
- the fliR gene encoding flagellar biosynthetic protein FliR, producing the protein MLIRSLMPILRFSGFFAVAPFFSTQVIPTRIKILIILIFSMLITMNIKINVPDNPIVFVFSSVFEVLIGIFMGFIFYLFLWILEFAGGFFDMQSGMGMAAFYDPQMGSETSVYGNFFTLLGLLIFLIGNFHYILLKIFVESYYVLPVGQFIKSGPSYNLLMSVLIWTMTAGLEMALPVVLILFLIDLSLGIMARTAPQLNVLLLGLPLKILITSVVIIIFLGFAVPFINQCFNYMNNVSMGLINALR
- a CDS encoding flagellar biosynthetic protein FliQ; its protein translation is MSQGLALDLSRNAMLILLLITAPVLLVALFIGLFLGIFQAATQLQDITISFVPKLLAVIIVMFLLGPFTLNVLTSYIIRLYQSIPDIIK
- the flhB gene encoding flagellar biosynthesis protein FlhB codes for the protein MPFDEGDRTEPATERRRREARKMGQVAKSQELSSILVFFGSYIVLQFFLVIGFNSWFNVWKGFFSFDNFDLNLYYHNFIVAFLLLTVPPIIGALFMALFSNILQVGFVITPQVLMPKFSNLDITKYFKRLLSFRGFVDQVLKPTIKILILAYILISSLLEVSPEILNLSFIDIHKGFQIVIKIVSSILVKTMVVLFFFALIDYLFQRWQYEKSIRMSKQELKEEFKNTEGDPLIKARIKRLQGEMARRRMMQEVPKADVIITNPTHVAVAIFYDPEKFKAPKVVAKGMGIIAERIIQIAKENNVPLARNETLARALFKEVEINFEIPEKFYKAVAGILATVYKKRKKVI
- a CDS encoding chemotaxis protein CheD, which codes for MAEYFCGMGEWAVGQAGDILCARGLGSCIGLVLIDNKKRIAAMAHVMLPSSNGRSDMPTKYADSAVTFLLEQLRKNGSSMDISSKMAGGAKMFNVSESSLLDIGRRNAEALENSLREAGIILVSKDVGGSFARTVTFDVMKRRFLVKTIGRGEVEI
- a CDS encoding chemotaxis protein CheC produces the protein MGYEKLEADHLDALKELGNIGAGNAVTALSTFLNTEINMEVVEAKLATFNEAANIFDSPEKEVAGVYLAISGDLKGHVLYLWPVQSAKAIAGMLMGMSPDELEFDEMTMSAISEIGNIMSGSYITALSSFTGMTFELSPPAVAIDMNSALLDGIISLTAVGDKVLIIQTSMIAYGIRIAGVLVVLFEPDSLLKLLESIGMGV